A single genomic interval of Luteolibacter sp. Y139 harbors:
- a CDS encoding type II secretion system protein, with the protein MKTASPQRSSAKSGMTLLELTVVIAVLLALTCILFLGARAWKSGADRTACIMNIRNVQTAVRSYQNLYGYNAGSMPYAEGGTQDIGVHMLAKGYISETQLSRIQGGETCQGGGTYDCDHKDTFPPVGQLYITCSLSSTKKHEMSPDVEW; encoded by the coding sequence ATGAAAACCGCATCCCCCCAGCGGTCTTCGGCAAAGAGCGGCATGACCCTACTGGAACTCACCGTGGTCATCGCCGTCCTCCTCGCCCTGACCTGTATCCTGTTCCTCGGTGCCCGCGCATGGAAATCCGGTGCCGATCGCACCGCGTGCATCATGAACATCCGCAACGTGCAGACCGCTGTCCGCTCGTATCAGAATCTCTACGGCTACAATGCCGGCAGCATGCCCTATGCTGAGGGTGGCACCCAGGACATTGGCGTCCACATGCTCGCGAAGGGCTACATCTCGGAGACCCAGCTTTCCCGCATTCAGGGCGGCGAAACCTGCCAAGGTGGCGGCACCTACGACTGCGATCACAAGGACACCTTCCCGCCCGTCGGCCAGCTCTACATCACTTGCTCGCTCTCTTCGACCAAGAAGCACGAGATGAGCCCGGACGTGGAGTGGTGA
- a CDS encoding EF-hand domain-containing protein: MKTPLSLFPAAALAVLLSTPAFARGGDDGPANDTAKFETADADDSGALTLAEFRTTFSGGTREAKILEKFNKADTSNDDLVTLAEWLVYKDDTLPENENDDTAKFNAADADSSGFLTLEEFATTLAGKKPLIEIRARFLKADTDDDDLVSLAEWNVYKNDNLPDDSNGRPRKFDLADLDGSDDLTPDEFAGVYPPSTKFAVVMKKFDKYDRNDDGVLTRDEWNPGKRGSNP; encoded by the coding sequence ATGAAGACGCCTCTTTCTCTTTTTCCCGCTGCGGCTTTGGCAGTGCTTCTCTCCACACCTGCTTTCGCCCGTGGAGGAGATGACGGCCCGGCGAACGATACCGCCAAGTTTGAAACGGCGGATGCCGATGACAGTGGCGCACTTACGCTGGCTGAATTCCGCACCACCTTTTCCGGCGGCACCCGCGAGGCGAAGATCCTCGAAAAGTTCAACAAGGCCGACACCAGCAACGATGATCTCGTGACGCTCGCAGAGTGGCTCGTCTACAAGGACGACACGCTGCCGGAAAACGAGAACGATGATACCGCGAAGTTCAATGCGGCGGATGCTGACTCAAGCGGCTTCCTCACGCTTGAGGAATTCGCCACCACGCTCGCGGGCAAGAAGCCGTTGATCGAAATTCGCGCCCGCTTCCTGAAGGCGGACACCGATGACGATGATCTCGTCTCGCTTGCCGAGTGGAATGTCTACAAGAACGACAACCTGCCGGATGATTCGAATGGCCGCCCGAGGAAGTTCGACCTCGCCGATCTGGATGGCAGCGACGATCTCACGCCAGACGAATTCGCCGGCGTCTATCCGCCCTCCACGAAATTTGCGGTGGTGATGAAGAAGTTCGACAAGTACGACCGCAACGACGACGGCGTGCTCACCCGTGACGAGTGGAATCCGGGTAAGCGCGGCTCCAATCCTTGA
- a CDS encoding YceI family protein, whose translation MSFPLLATAGTLKVDKAKSRIQVDAKATGHEFTGTLSDFSAKITGDDTTLKPTGVDLTWKFADLKTSEEKRDQEMIKWLGGGAPEGSFTFTKTWTDKGKNYAMGNLKIHGITKAISFPYTTQKDGDWVTIDGTATLDYEDFGLPIIRTMAVMTVNPKLAVRFHLVGSIK comes from the coding sequence ATGTCATTCCCCCTCCTGGCCACCGCCGGAACGCTGAAGGTGGACAAGGCAAAGAGCCGTATCCAGGTCGATGCCAAGGCCACCGGACACGAATTCACCGGCACCCTTTCCGACTTCTCGGCAAAGATCACCGGTGATGACACCACGCTCAAGCCGACCGGTGTCGATCTCACGTGGAAATTCGCCGACCTGAAAACCAGCGAAGAGAAACGCGACCAGGAAATGATCAAGTGGCTCGGTGGCGGCGCACCGGAAGGCAGCTTCACCTTCACCAAAACGTGGACTGACAAGGGCAAGAATTACGCGATGGGCAATCTCAAGATCCACGGCATCACGAAAGCGATCTCATTTCCCTACACCACGCAGAAGGATGGCGACTGGGTCACCATCGATGGCACCGCCACGCTGGACTACGAAGACTTCGGCCTGCCGATCATCCGGACGATGGCCGTGATGACGGTGAACCCGAAGCTGGCCGTGAGGTTTCATCTGGTGGGCTCGATCAAGTAG
- a CDS encoding RNA recognition motif domain-containing protein: protein MIVLIRNIDRNITEEHVRRMLDQYGKVRTFDLVMDKATGKSKGFGFADMPSIDQAEAMIKGLNGTQLGGEKLRVKRAAASSLLGTSEPRPKTAEKKSYFAKKAAKKTAKKAPRKFTGKRAPRREG, encoded by the coding sequence ATGATCGTCCTCATCCGCAATATCGACCGCAACATCACCGAAGAACACGTCCGCCGGATGCTCGACCAGTACGGCAAGGTGCGGACCTTCGACCTGGTGATGGACAAGGCCACCGGCAAGTCGAAGGGCTTCGGCTTCGCCGACATGCCGTCGATCGATCAGGCGGAAGCGATGATCAAGGGACTGAATGGCACGCAGCTCGGCGGTGAGAAGCTGCGCGTGAAGCGCGCCGCCGCCTCCTCCCTGCTCGGGACGAGTGAACCACGGCCAAAAACCGCGGAGAAGAAGAGCTATTTCGCGAAGAAGGCGGCGAAGAAAACCGCGAAGAAGGCTCCCCGGAAATTCACCGGAAAGCGCGCGCCGCGGCGGGAGGGCTGA
- a CDS encoding DNA-3-methyladenine glycosylase family protein: MKALVRRVGPCLLEIESSRTPFQSLVNAVAHQQLHGKAAQTILGRFRGLFGGRFPGPQALDKVTDEQLRAVGFSRAKAAAIRDIAEKTLSGVVPGSKAIAALPDEEIIERLTQVRGVGRWTVEMLLIFTLGRPDVWPVDDFGVRAGYKIAYDLDEMPKPKELLELGERFRPHRSIAAWYLWRATDMNRSPEA; encoded by the coding sequence ATGAAGGCTCTGGTCCGTCGCGTGGGACCTTGCCTGCTGGAGATCGAGAGCAGTCGCACGCCCTTCCAATCCCTGGTCAATGCGGTGGCGCACCAGCAGCTCCACGGCAAGGCGGCACAGACGATCCTAGGGCGCTTCCGCGGGCTCTTCGGCGGCCGCTTTCCCGGACCACAGGCACTCGACAAGGTGACGGATGAGCAGCTGCGTGCCGTGGGCTTTTCACGGGCAAAGGCTGCTGCCATCCGCGATATCGCCGAGAAGACCTTGTCCGGAGTGGTGCCGGGCTCGAAGGCCATCGCGGCGCTTCCGGATGAAGAGATCATCGAGCGGCTCACCCAAGTGCGCGGCGTGGGACGCTGGACGGTGGAGATGCTGCTGATCTTCACGCTCGGCCGTCCGGACGTGTGGCCGGTGGATGACTTCGGCGTGCGCGCCGGCTACAAGATCGCCTACGACCTCGACGAGATGCCGAAGCCGAAGGAGCTGTTGGAACTCGGCGAGCGGTTTCGACCGCACCGGTCGATTGCCGCGTGGTATCTGTGGCGTGCCACGGATATGAACCGGTCGCCGGAAGCTTGA
- a CDS encoding EF-hand domain-containing protein, which produces MKCVSGLLCFAAALSFSSCATTSKSSTPSAEASFKSADLDGNGKVSRPEYDSHMIGEMFARYDTNKDSVISEKEFLANGGTKEGFHKINTSGSGKITLQEARSSAGVKKTLTAPFKEADKNGDGSVTLVEFQAARAKALDYVR; this is translated from the coding sequence ATGAAATGCGTATCCGGTCTGCTTTGCTTCGCTGCCGCCCTTTCGTTCAGCAGCTGCGCCACCACGAGTAAGAGTTCCACACCGAGCGCGGAGGCATCCTTCAAGAGCGCCGATCTGGACGGCAATGGCAAGGTCTCCCGCCCGGAGTATGACTCCCACATGATCGGCGAGATGTTCGCCCGCTACGACACGAACAAGGACTCGGTGATCTCCGAGAAGGAGTTCCTGGCCAATGGCGGCACCAAGGAAGGCTTCCACAAGATCAACACCAGCGGCTCCGGCAAGATCACCCTGCAGGAGGCTCGCTCCAGCGCCGGCGTGAAGAAGACCCTGACAGCGCCCTTCAAGGAGGCCGACAAGAACGGCGATGGCTCGGTGACCTTGGTGGAATTCCAAGCCGCCCGCGCCAAGGCGCTCGACTACGTCCGCTGA
- a CDS encoding trypsin-like peptidase domain-containing protein has protein sequence MFRTIALALAATTALASASTADLRDIGKKLSAEHKDAIVWLSVLAKTSMTTEGEVPAQIKAALAAQEKEEKSEVTGTVIDAKSGMIVTALGGLDKSSVMDGQTVNTPMGVIKLRSNSEIKEVKVITSDGSEIPADLVLKDADLGLAFIKIRMDSEEAKGVELQSISLADSAKGEVLDECIALGRLDESLNREASLITTEISGVTTRPRTFYRVNTDTIGCPVYLANGKLLGVSVLRNPKGNSSRSGQIQVSPVILPAADIAKVAEQAKDAKPVEAPKAEEKPAEEKPAEAKPADKKEGE, from the coding sequence ATGTTCCGCACCATCGCCCTCGCCCTTGCAGCGACCACCGCTCTCGCCTCCGCTTCCACCGCTGACCTTCGCGACATCGGCAAGAAGCTCTCCGCCGAGCATAAGGACGCCATCGTCTGGCTCTCCGTTCTCGCCAAGACCAGCATGACCACCGAGGGCGAGGTGCCCGCCCAGATCAAGGCCGCGCTCGCCGCCCAGGAAAAGGAAGAGAAGAGCGAGGTCACCGGCACCGTCATCGACGCCAAGAGCGGCATGATCGTCACCGCGCTCGGCGGCCTCGACAAATCATCCGTGATGGACGGCCAGACCGTCAATACGCCGATGGGTGTCATCAAGCTGAGGTCGAACTCCGAGATCAAGGAAGTGAAGGTCATCACCTCCGACGGCTCGGAGATCCCGGCCGATCTCGTGCTGAAGGATGCCGACCTCGGCCTGGCCTTCATCAAGATCCGCATGGACAGCGAGGAGGCCAAGGGCGTCGAACTGCAGTCCATCAGTCTCGCCGACTCCGCCAAGGGCGAGGTGCTGGACGAGTGCATCGCGCTCGGCCGCCTCGATGAATCGCTCAACCGCGAAGCCAGCCTGATCACCACCGAGATCTCCGGCGTCACAACCCGTCCGCGCACTTTCTATCGCGTCAACACGGACACCATCGGCTGCCCGGTGTATCTCGCCAACGGCAAGCTGCTCGGCGTCTCCGTGCTGCGGAATCCGAAGGGCAACTCCTCCCGCAGCGGCCAGATCCAGGTCTCGCCCGTCATCCTTCCCGCCGCCGACATCGCCAAGGTCGCCGAACAGGCGAAGGACGCGAAGCCGGTCGAAGCTCCAAAGGCGGAAGAGAAGCCAGCCGAGGAGAAGCCCGCTGAAGCCAAGCCTGCCGACAAGAAGGAAGGCGAGTGA
- a CDS encoding PDZ domain-containing protein — MTATTCRSALLVLALATCQTLPVFSQDAAAPAVPVPAPEVSDAINKVYPALVRIYVVMEEGADGTMKKMQGSGSGTIISPEGHVLTNHHVAGRGTRFVCTLSNHDEVDATLVGTDALADLAILKLDLSTRRFKDQPLAVAGFGDSDKLKTGDLVFAMGSPGGLSQSVTRGIVANTEMIVPRHQIGLTLDGEKVGELVRWIGHDAIIYPGNSGGPLVNPAGEIVGVNEVGIASLGGAIPSNLAKKVAAELIDRGHVTRSWIGLEPQALLRSMANQKGALVASIWKGSPADQAGIKPGDFITAYQDTPLPDCHAAEDLPIFNAMVLNTKPGTEVTLAGMHDGQPHTWKLTTVLREPTLDKEAELREWGLTTRDFTLVSALEKSRDNKDGVLVDTTRAGGPSAEAKPPLRGGDVITKVGGKPVKSRAELIAFTTDFVKDITEPKPLLVEFERDRQHYATVVKVGPPKEPVKPRLAEKAWMGLATQVITDELATAMGIAGKKGVRITSLAPDSPAKRAGLLEGDLLLKLDGKVINARRPEDSEVFPELILAYPVDATVELTGMRDGQPQTWNVSLAARPIDDSELREYKDELFEFTARQLSTAQKDKMKEDLEQEPAGMSVLKVEPSGWAALGGLAPDDVILTIDGAPMNEIDALKAKLLSLRDSKPRSVVFGIRRGPRTWFLEIEPRW; from the coding sequence ATGACCGCCACGACCTGCCGTTCCGCCTTGCTGGTGCTCGCTCTCGCGACTTGCCAGACTTTGCCCGTCTTTTCCCAGGACGCTGCCGCGCCCGCGGTGCCGGTGCCAGCGCCCGAGGTGTCCGACGCGATCAACAAGGTCTATCCCGCGCTGGTCCGCATTTATGTGGTCATGGAAGAGGGGGCCGATGGGACGATGAAGAAGATGCAGGGTAGCGGCTCCGGCACGATCATTTCGCCCGAGGGCCACGTGCTGACGAATCACCACGTCGCCGGCCGCGGCACCCGCTTCGTCTGCACGCTTTCCAATCACGATGAGGTCGACGCCACGCTGGTGGGCACCGACGCGCTCGCCGACCTCGCCATCCTGAAGCTCGACCTGAGCACCCGCCGTTTCAAGGACCAGCCGCTGGCTGTGGCGGGCTTCGGCGATTCGGATAAGCTCAAGACCGGCGACCTCGTCTTCGCCATGGGCAGTCCGGGCGGGCTTTCGCAATCGGTCACCCGCGGCATCGTGGCGAATACCGAGATGATCGTGCCACGCCACCAGATCGGCCTGACGCTCGATGGCGAAAAGGTCGGCGAGCTGGTCCGTTGGATCGGCCACGATGCGATCATCTATCCCGGCAACAGCGGCGGTCCCTTGGTCAATCCGGCCGGCGAAATCGTCGGCGTGAATGAAGTGGGCATCGCCAGCCTCGGCGGCGCGATTCCCTCGAACCTCGCGAAGAAGGTCGCGGCCGAGCTGATCGATCGGGGCCACGTCACGCGCAGCTGGATCGGCCTGGAACCGCAAGCGCTCCTCCGCAGCATGGCGAACCAGAAGGGAGCACTGGTGGCATCCATCTGGAAAGGCAGCCCGGCCGATCAGGCCGGCATCAAGCCGGGTGACTTCATCACCGCCTATCAGGACACGCCGCTGCCGGATTGCCACGCCGCGGAAGACCTGCCGATTTTCAATGCGATGGTCCTCAACACCAAGCCGGGCACCGAGGTCACCCTCGCCGGCATGCACGATGGCCAGCCACATACCTGGAAGCTCACCACCGTGCTCCGCGAACCGACCCTCGACAAGGAAGCCGAGCTGCGCGAGTGGGGCCTGACCACCCGCGACTTCACGCTGGTCTCCGCGCTTGAGAAATCGCGCGACAACAAGGACGGCGTGCTCGTCGATACCACCCGCGCCGGTGGTCCTTCGGCGGAAGCGAAGCCACCCCTGCGCGGCGGCGATGTGATCACGAAGGTAGGCGGCAAGCCGGTGAAGAGCCGCGCCGAGCTGATCGCCTTCACCACCGATTTCGTCAAGGACATCACCGAACCGAAGCCGCTGCTGGTCGAGTTCGAGCGGGATCGCCAGCACTACGCCACCGTGGTGAAGGTCGGCCCGCCGAAGGAGCCGGTGAAGCCGCGCCTGGCCGAGAAGGCATGGATGGGTCTCGCCACCCAGGTCATCACCGATGAGCTCGCAACCGCGATGGGCATCGCTGGCAAGAAGGGCGTGCGCATCACCTCGCTTGCGCCGGATTCCCCGGCGAAGCGCGCGGGTTTGTTGGAGGGCGACCTATTGCTGAAGCTCGATGGCAAGGTGATCAACGCTCGCCGTCCGGAAGACTCCGAGGTCTTTCCCGAGCTCATCCTGGCCTATCCTGTGGACGCCACCGTGGAGCTCACCGGCATGCGCGATGGCCAGCCGCAGACGTGGAATGTCTCGCTCGCCGCCCGACCGATCGACGATAGCGAGCTGCGCGAGTACAAGGACGAACTCTTCGAGTTCACCGCCCGCCAGCTTTCCACCGCGCAGAAGGACAAGATGAAGGAGGACCTGGAGCAGGAGCCGGCCGGCATGTCGGTGCTGAAGGTGGAGCCCAGCGGTTGGGCCGCCCTCGGCGGACTCGCTCCGGATGATGTGATCCTCACCATCGACGGTGCACCGATGAATGAAATCGATGCCCTCAAGGCGAAACTGCTCTCGCTCCGGGATAGCAAACCGCGCAGTGTCGTCTTCGGCATCCGCCGCGGCCCGCGCACGTGGTTCCTCGAAATCGAACCCCGCTGGTAA
- a CDS encoding superoxide dismutase — MAHTLPPLGYAFDALEPHIDAKTMEIHHDKHHNAYVTNLNAAIAGKADLEAKSVEALIADLASVPDDIRGPVRNNGGGHVNHTFFWKVIAPGGAKAPTAEVAAAIDKAFGSFDAFKEAFAKAGATRFGSGWAWLLKAADGSLSIGSTPNQDTPLMGKAVAGIEGTPILALDVWEHAYYLNYQNRRPDYITAFWNVVNWDVVAANFAA, encoded by the coding sequence ATGGCCCACACTCTTCCGCCCCTCGGATACGCTTTCGACGCGCTCGAACCCCACATCGACGCCAAGACCATGGAGATCCACCACGACAAGCATCACAATGCCTACGTGACCAATCTCAACGCCGCCATCGCCGGTAAGGCCGACCTCGAGGCCAAGAGCGTCGAGGCCCTCATCGCCGACCTCGCCTCCGTTCCGGACGACATCCGCGGCCCGGTCCGCAACAACGGCGGGGGCCACGTCAATCACACCTTCTTCTGGAAGGTCATCGCCCCCGGCGGTGCCAAGGCCCCGACCGCCGAAGTCGCCGCCGCCATCGACAAGGCCTTCGGCTCCTTCGATGCCTTCAAGGAAGCCTTCGCCAAGGCCGGCGCCACCCGCTTCGGCTCCGGCTGGGCCTGGCTCCTCAAGGCCGCCGATGGCTCCCTCTCGATCGGCTCCACCCCGAACCAGGACACCCCGCTCATGGGCAAGGCCGTCGCCGGCATCGAAGGCACCCCGATCCTCGCCCTCGACGTCTGGGAACACGCCTACTACCTCAACTACCAAAACCGCCGCCCCGACTACATCACCGCCTTCTGGAACGTGGTGAACTGGGACGTCGTCGCCGCGAATTTCGCGGCTTGA
- a CDS encoding DNA recombination protein RmuC encodes MPPELEAALPWILSALAGGFFGWLITLLALSGRKARFEEQIKGEERRSAELEARLVAAAAEGAEHEKSSRIYQTQLTETRTRLEEETKSAAEKQALLETAEQRLSDTFKALSADVLRSSSEQFLHLAKTSLSAHTEEAKGDLEKRKMAIESLVKPVAESLGKFETRIGDIEKAREGAYAELRTQVKTLSEGQLGLQRETSQLVKALRQPTGRGQWGEIQLRRVVEMAGMQEHCDFETQTTTTTDEGKRLRPDLVVRLPGGKTIVVDSKTPMDAYLDALEATEDSVREECLHRHARQVRTHISQLSSKNYAAQFDHAPEFTVLFLPSESFFSAALQMDPGLIERGVDHGVILATPTTLIALLRAVAYGWRQEALAENAREIFVLGRTMHERLSTLAGHFGKLGKSLENAVGHYNAAVGSYETRVLATARKFEDLQAAPENTTLQELVPIERAPRLPVTDTPNQGGAGLLEPQDDFALAPDPKEKAISAASDLRSALGE; translated from the coding sequence ATGCCGCCCGAACTCGAAGCCGCCCTGCCGTGGATCCTCAGTGCCCTCGCCGGGGGATTTTTCGGCTGGCTGATCACCCTGCTGGCCTTGTCCGGGCGGAAGGCTCGGTTCGAGGAGCAGATCAAGGGCGAGGAGCGGCGCAGTGCCGAGCTGGAGGCCCGGCTGGTGGCCGCCGCCGCCGAGGGCGCGGAGCATGAGAAATCCAGCCGGATTTACCAAACCCAGCTCACCGAGACCCGGACGCGGCTGGAGGAGGAGACCAAGTCCGCCGCGGAGAAGCAGGCGCTGCTGGAGACGGCGGAGCAGCGGCTTTCCGATACTTTCAAGGCGCTCTCGGCGGATGTGCTGCGGTCGTCCTCGGAGCAATTCCTACATCTGGCGAAGACCTCGCTGAGCGCCCACACCGAGGAGGCGAAGGGCGATCTGGAGAAGCGCAAGATGGCGATCGAGAGCCTGGTGAAGCCGGTGGCGGAGTCGCTGGGGAAATTCGAGACCCGGATCGGGGACATCGAGAAGGCGCGCGAGGGTGCCTACGCGGAGCTGAGAACGCAGGTGAAGACGCTCTCCGAGGGCCAGCTCGGCCTGCAGCGCGAGACCTCCCAGCTGGTGAAGGCACTACGGCAGCCGACCGGCCGCGGCCAGTGGGGGGAAATCCAGCTGCGACGCGTGGTGGAGATGGCCGGGATGCAGGAGCATTGCGATTTCGAAACGCAGACGACGACCACGACGGACGAGGGCAAGCGGCTGCGGCCGGACCTGGTGGTGCGGCTGCCGGGCGGGAAGACGATCGTGGTGGACTCGAAGACGCCGATGGATGCGTATCTGGATGCGCTGGAAGCGACGGAGGACAGCGTGCGGGAGGAATGCCTGCATCGCCATGCGCGGCAGGTGCGGACACACATTTCGCAGCTATCCTCGAAGAACTATGCGGCGCAGTTTGATCATGCGCCGGAATTCACGGTGCTATTCCTGCCGAGTGAGTCGTTCTTTTCCGCGGCGCTGCAGATGGACCCGGGGCTGATCGAGCGCGGGGTGGATCACGGGGTGATCCTGGCGACGCCGACGACGCTGATCGCGCTGCTGCGGGCGGTGGCGTATGGCTGGCGGCAGGAGGCGCTGGCGGAGAATGCGCGGGAGATCTTCGTGCTGGGGCGGACGATGCACGAGCGGCTTTCCACATTGGCCGGGCACTTCGGCAAGCTCGGGAAGTCGCTGGAGAATGCGGTGGGGCACTACAACGCGGCGGTGGGGTCGTATGAGACCCGCGTGCTGGCGACGGCGCGGAAGTTTGAGGACCTGCAGGCGGCTCCGGAGAATACGACGCTGCAGGAGCTGGTACCGATCGAGCGGGCGCCGCGGCTGCCGGTGACCGATACTCCGAACCAGGGCGGTGCGGGTTTGTTAGAGCCGCAGGATGATTTCGCGCTGGCGCCGGATCCGAAGGAGAAGGCGATTTCGGCAGCGTCGGATTTGAGGTCGGCGCTGGGGGAGTGA
- a CDS encoding SAM-dependent methyltransferase, which yields MSNTPWLIRIPDVFGAFAPEILAGLGAALQKRLGGDYYLARLADPAALQDSEWSIFTGWNLPVDHAWPCCPQKMDGFVEKAAQGMLKKFGDRSPQALFTGPLQPGAPHPYYKHLATNLRGRVLQLFPSLPVAEVEAQDPEAETLFCLIGKEGLYSGMQSPRAANGFYPGGTKFIRQSEAISRAGAKIAEALHYLKLHRPGLPAAAHWLELGASPGGMTAELLNRGFRVTAIDKAALDSRLDRAEGLTFVRADVDAYQPKGTFDALLSDMNGDPRSSLRQVVRLSASLNPGGLIVFTLKAAGADTPQEMLDLMKAAEAFARASGLSLIAKTHLTYNRQEFTFFFEAS from the coding sequence ATGTCGAACACGCCTTGGCTGATCCGCATCCCCGATGTCTTCGGGGCCTTCGCTCCGGAGATCCTGGCGGGCCTTGGCGCCGCGCTGCAAAAACGGCTCGGTGGAGACTACTACCTCGCCCGGCTGGCCGACCCGGCGGCTCTTCAGGATTCGGAGTGGTCGATCTTCACCGGCTGGAATCTACCAGTGGATCACGCCTGGCCCTGTTGCCCCCAGAAGATGGACGGCTTCGTGGAAAAGGCCGCGCAGGGCATGCTGAAGAAATTCGGCGACCGCTCCCCGCAGGCGCTTTTCACCGGCCCACTCCAGCCCGGCGCGCCGCATCCTTACTACAAGCACCTCGCAACGAATCTCCGCGGGCGCGTGCTCCAGCTCTTCCCATCCCTGCCGGTGGCCGAGGTGGAAGCACAGGACCCGGAGGCGGAGACCCTTTTCTGCCTGATCGGCAAGGAAGGCCTGTATTCCGGGATGCAGAGTCCCCGGGCGGCGAATGGCTTCTACCCCGGCGGCACCAAGTTCATCCGCCAGAGCGAGGCCATCAGCCGGGCCGGCGCGAAGATCGCCGAGGCGCTGCATTACCTGAAACTCCACCGGCCGGGATTGCCGGCGGCGGCTCACTGGCTGGAGCTGGGAGCCAGCCCGGGCGGGATGACGGCGGAGCTGCTTAATCGGGGCTTCCGGGTGACCGCCATCGATAAGGCCGCGCTCGATTCCCGGCTGGACCGGGCCGAGGGCCTGACCTTCGTCCGGGCAGACGTCGATGCCTACCAGCCGAAGGGCACGTTCGACGCCCTGCTCTCCGACATGAACGGCGACCCGCGCTCGTCGCTCCGGCAGGTGGTCCGCCTCTCCGCCAGCCTGAATCCGGGCGGCCTGATCGTCTTCACCCTGAAAGCCGCCGGGGCGGACACGCCGCAGGAAATGCTCGATTTGATGAAGGCGGCAGAGGCGTTCGCGAGGGCGTCAGGCCTGAGCCTGATCGCCAAGACCCACCTGACCTACAACCGGCAGGAGTTTACCTTCTTCTTCGAAGCTTCCTGA
- a CDS encoding MBL fold metallo-hydrolase produces MGTFTNPWIQEEHGFGDVLRWKLGIAPKDPPSGAPDEPAATVRMILEDAPVRGWRVTWLGHASFLLQTAGKNLLVDPVFSDYCAPLPLPSLKRLVPPPCWIDQLPGIDAVLLTHSHYDHLDLPSLRSIGSRTPLMVPEGHSPWLKRKGFPDVTELPWFASAEVVPGIRVTATPGQHFTARTPFDRNRAHWCGWLLESGGVKLWHTGDSGWCPAFREIVEKLGPIDFGMIPIGAYSPRWFMRPMHMNPEEAVQVFEETRCKRAVAMHWGTFRLTDEPLGEPPLRLAAELERRGIEADRFMIGRVGESWSVE; encoded by the coding sequence ATGGGCACCTTCACCAATCCCTGGATCCAAGAAGAACACGGCTTCGGCGACGTGCTGCGCTGGAAGCTTGGGATCGCGCCGAAGGATCCGCCCTCGGGTGCTCCCGATGAACCGGCGGCCACGGTCCGGATGATATTGGAAGATGCTCCTGTACGTGGCTGGCGGGTCACCTGGCTCGGCCATGCATCCTTTCTCCTGCAGACCGCGGGAAAGAACCTGCTGGTGGATCCGGTCTTCTCGGACTATTGCGCACCGCTGCCTTTGCCGTCGCTCAAGCGCTTGGTTCCGCCGCCGTGCTGGATCGATCAACTTCCCGGAATCGATGCCGTGCTGCTCACTCACTCGCACTACGATCATCTCGATCTGCCAAGCTTGCGGAGCATCGGATCGCGGACTCCACTCATGGTGCCAGAAGGTCATTCCCCATGGTTGAAGAGGAAGGGATTCCCTGACGTCACGGAACTGCCGTGGTTTGCTTCCGCTGAGGTCGTCCCCGGCATCCGCGTCACCGCCACGCCGGGACAGCACTTCACGGCGCGCACGCCCTTCGATCGCAACAGAGCCCACTGGTGTGGATGGCTGTTAGAAAGCGGTGGAGTGAAGCTCTGGCACACCGGCGACAGCGGCTGGTGCCCGGCTTTCCGCGAGATCGTTGAGAAGCTGGGACCGATCGACTTCGGCATGATTCCCATCGGCGCCTATTCGCCGCGGTGGTTCATGAGGCCGATGCACATGAACCCGGAAGAAGCGGTGCAGGTTTTTGAAGAAACACGCTGCAAGCGTGCCGTGGCGATGCACTGGGGCACCTTCCGCCTCACCGATGAACCGCTTGGCGAGCCACCTTTGCGACTCGCCGCGGAGTTGGAACGAAGGGGCATTGAGGCCGACCGCTTTATGATTGGCCGGGTCGGTGAATCGTGGTCGGTTGAGTAG